Proteins encoded by one window of Desulfurococcus sp.:
- a CDS encoding DNA-binding protein, with translation MKLLPVKINEGRDVHEELKNIIKSNGLNGGFITGIGGLREAIIGFYNMAEDRYLEEHLQPENTVIEVASLQGNYLVREGKVSVHLHVVAGLQGRTVAGHLIRGVAKPFLEVFLVEVGEAVGEVFTHRS, from the coding sequence GTGAAACTGCTACCCGTTAAGATAAATGAAGGTAGAGACGTCCACGAAGAGTTGAAGAATATAATTAAAAGCAATGGCTTAAACGGAGGGTTTATAACTGGTATAGGGGGCCTCCGAGAGGCTATCATTGGATTCTACAATATGGCTGAAGACAGATATCTCGAGGAGCATTTACAGCCTGAAAACACTGTAATCGAGGTTGCATCACTACAGGGAAACTATCTTGTAAGAGAGGGAAAAGTAAGCGTGCACCTGCACGTAGTAGCTGGACTACAGGGTAGGACTGTAGCAGGCCACTTAATACGCGGAGTGGCAAAACCCTTCCTGGAAGTCTTTCTAGTCGAAGTAGGTGAAGCAGTGGGTGAAGTATTCACTCATAGATCTTAA
- a CDS encoding GIY-YIG nuclease family protein produces MKYSLIDLNSYLKSCYILVSRIQSPIRIAFKKGYLELAPGAYFYVGSARGSCDVIHRVLRHLSPSKKLKWHIDLLTVNSSVEAIGFFMVKYTGGDCESTLSFILSEKFNGIEGFGCTDKPGDRSHLYACTGILDECLHVLYEILEESGFEPIWIQRADA; encoded by the coding sequence GTGAAGTATTCACTCATAGATCTTAACAGCTATCTTAAATCATGCTACATTCTAGTCTCAAGGATTCAATCACCCATAAGAATAGCCTTCAAAAAAGGCTATCTGGAACTAGCTCCAGGAGCCTACTTCTATGTTGGGTCTGCGAGAGGCTCCTGTGATGTTATTCATAGAGTTCTACGCCACCTCTCACCTTCCAAGAAGCTGAAATGGCATATTGACTTGCTAACCGTGAATTCAAGTGTAGAAGCCATTGGGTTCTTCATGGTTAAGTATACTGGGGGTGACTGCGAGTCTACTCTATCATTCATACTAAGCGAGAAGTTTAATGGTATCGAGGGGTTTGGATGTACTGATAAGCCTGGTGATAGATCGCACCTCTACGCCTGTACAGGTATACTCGATGAATGCCTCCACGTACTCTATGAGATTCTAGAGGAATCCGGGTTCGAGCCAATTTGGATCCAGAGAGCGGATGCGTAA
- a CDS encoding biotin/lipoyl-binding protein, which produces MPKKYTVTLVNNDNVDLEVLAREKDLVVLRDSEGRIYRVRILKESDGRYILFVDDKPVSVGIVGKRIYVNLESIFVRKIKEKAEQAKIEKEVEKTKSIELEVEEEGVIKTPVSGRVADVRVTPGQSVNEGDVIAVLESMKMFIEVKSPYRGVVEAVYVKPGGSVSKDGRLVKIKVEKSRG; this is translated from the coding sequence ATGCCTAAGAAGTACACTGTAACCCTAGTCAATAATGATAACGTAGACTTAGAGGTGCTTGCACGTGAAAAAGACCTCGTAGTACTCAGGGATTCAGAGGGGAGAATATACAGGGTTAGAATCCTAAAGGAGAGCGACGGAAGGTACATTCTATTCGTTGACGACAAGCCTGTATCAGTAGGAATAGTCGGCAAGAGGATCTACGTTAACTTGGAATCTATTTTCGTCAGGAAGATCAAGGAGAAAGCTGAGCAAGCGAAAATAGAGAAGGAGGTAGAGAAGACTAAGAGTATAGAGCTGGAGGTAGAAGAGGAGGGAGTAATTAAAACCCCGGTGAGTGGCAGGGTGGCTGATGTCAGAGTAACTCCAGGTCAGAGTGTTAACGAAGGGGATGTAATAGCAGTCTTAGAATCCATGAAGATGTTCATAGAAGTGAAGTCCCCGTATAGAGGAGTAGTTGAAGCCGTGTACGTTAAACCCGGCGGCTCTGTCAGTAAGGATGGAAGACTAGTGAAGATTAAGGTTGAAAAAAGCAGAGGTTAG
- a CDS encoding PLP-dependent aminotransferase family protein produces MPLLKPDYNKFLSSRINFIEPSPIRDVVAKIAAKSRTTRVISFAAGDPDPDVIPRELYGEMARELFAKEKKSVIYSPADGLPELKEEITVFMREHEGINTEPGRIVVTIGGSQAIDVLGRLLLDPGDIVVVENPSYVNTILVWRHYGVTVIGAPIDEEGIITENLEETVKKLYSEGEKLKLVYTIPTGQNPSGVTMSMERRKHLLEIASKYDFLVVEDAAYNHLVYEQVSIKPLKALDSEDRVIYIGSFSKIFGTGLRVGWIEAPQEIVVKARNALGPMTMCPPVISQYIVLNILRNRLYKPIREKAIAEYKAKRDLMVSSIEKHLPGLKHTKPIAGMFVLLWLPSNINGVAFAEQLLEKYNVAVVPAASFYTDGSGRNVIRLNFSMAEKELIEEGVRRIGMLLKETT; encoded by the coding sequence GTGCCCCTCTTGAAACCCGACTACAATAAGTTTCTTAGTAGTAGAATTAACTTCATTGAACCAAGCCCCATAAGAGACGTCGTTGCGAAAATCGCTGCTAAATCGAGAACTACTAGAGTAATAAGTTTCGCTGCAGGCGACCCCGACCCGGACGTCATCCCTCGTGAACTATACGGAGAGATGGCAAGAGAGTTATTCGCCAAGGAGAAGAAGAGCGTTATATACTCACCTGCAGACGGCCTCCCAGAGCTGAAAGAAGAAATCACTGTTTTCATGAGGGAGCATGAAGGCATCAACACTGAGCCCGGGAGAATAGTTGTAACCATCGGGGGGAGCCAGGCAATAGACGTGCTTGGAAGACTACTACTAGACCCAGGGGATATAGTGGTAGTTGAAAACCCTTCGTATGTGAACACAATCCTTGTCTGGAGACACTACGGTGTAACAGTAATAGGTGCTCCTATCGATGAGGAGGGTATTATCACAGAGAATCTCGAGGAAACAGTTAAGAAGCTTTATAGTGAAGGTGAGAAGCTAAAGCTAGTTTACACGATTCCCACAGGCCAGAATCCTTCAGGAGTCACCATGAGCATGGAGAGAAGAAAGCACCTGCTTGAGATAGCCAGCAAGTACGACTTCCTAGTGGTAGAGGATGCAGCATACAACCACTTAGTGTACGAGCAAGTAAGCATCAAGCCCCTGAAGGCCTTAGATAGTGAAGACCGCGTCATCTACATTGGTTCATTCAGCAAGATATTCGGCACAGGGCTTCGAGTAGGATGGATTGAGGCACCCCAGGAGATAGTTGTTAAAGCCCGCAACGCGCTGGGGCCTATGACGATGTGTCCACCTGTGATCTCACAATACATTGTTTTAAATATCTTGAGGAACAGGCTATACAAGCCTATAAGAGAGAAGGCTATTGCCGAATACAAGGCTAAAAGAGATCTAATGGTATCCTCTATCGAGAAGCATTTACCGGGATTAAAGCACACGAAACCTATTGCAGGAATGTTCGTGCTGCTCTGGCTGCCGAGTAATATTAATGGTGTTGCATTCGCTGAGCAGCTACTTGAGAAATACAATGTAGCTGTTGTACCAGCAGCATCCTTCTACACTGATGGATCGGGGAGAAATGTTATCAGGCTTAACTTCTCTATGGCTGAGAAGGAACTCATAGAGGAAGGCGTGAGGAGAATAGGCATGCTTCTCAAGGAGACTACTTGA
- a CDS encoding thiolase domain-containing protein produces the protein MDKVFVVGVGATKIGRHFELSARELFSQALKKAIEDAGGVKPRALIVGNMTSSVLMGQDSLGALLADYSGLRGIPAFKVEAACGSGGVAIYTGYALVKSGIADVVAVGGVEKLTESTTEYATRALAQAADADFEVFYGATFTGLNAMVARLYMQLFGYNDEDLSYWPLKMHEYASFNPYAQLPRKTSMQEILSSPLIADPIRLFHASPIGDGAAALILVRGEEKAREIARAAGKDTLVELAGVGVATDSVDLASRNNILVMESTVKATQEALKIAGVSLKDVDYAEIHDAFHITAYASLEDIGFAPKGEAPKLFKEGRFQKGDKPEVNFSGGLKARGHPVGATGVYQVVEATMQLRGDFPGFKATDPSIALTHNIGGISTIAAVSVLRRLK, from the coding sequence ATGGATAAAGTATTCGTTGTTGGAGTTGGAGCAACAAAGATTGGAAGGCATTTTGAACTCTCAGCGCGGGAGCTCTTCTCTCAGGCGTTAAAGAAGGCTATTGAGGATGCTGGAGGTGTTAAGCCTAGAGCTCTTATCGTAGGCAATATGACGTCGAGTGTTCTTATGGGTCAGGATAGCTTGGGTGCCCTTCTCGCAGACTACTCTGGCTTAAGAGGTATACCGGCATTTAAAGTTGAGGCTGCATGTGGTAGTGGCGGTGTAGCTATCTACACAGGCTACGCTCTAGTTAAGTCTGGGATAGCTGATGTTGTTGCTGTAGGCGGGGTTGAAAAGCTGACTGAATCGACAACAGAGTATGCTACGCGTGCTCTAGCTCAAGCAGCAGACGCCGACTTCGAGGTCTTCTATGGCGCTACCTTTACAGGCTTGAATGCCATGGTGGCCAGGCTTTACATGCAGCTCTTCGGCTACAATGATGAAGATCTATCCTACTGGCCGCTTAAAATGCACGAGTACGCTAGCTTCAACCCCTACGCTCAGCTACCTAGGAAGACATCAATGCAGGAGATCCTCAGCAGTCCCTTGATCGCTGATCCTATAAGACTGTTCCATGCCTCCCCTATAGGCGATGGTGCAGCAGCACTAATACTTGTAAGAGGCGAGGAGAAAGCCCGTGAAATAGCTAGAGCAGCCGGCAAGGATACCCTTGTGGAGCTAGCTGGAGTCGGAGTAGCAACAGATAGCGTTGATTTAGCATCGAGGAACAATATTCTAGTAATGGAGTCAACAGTGAAGGCTACTCAGGAGGCCTTAAAAATAGCTGGGGTAAGCCTTAAGGATGTAGACTATGCTGAGATACATGATGCATTCCATATAACAGCATACGCATCACTAGAAGATATAGGCTTCGCTCCTAAAGGAGAAGCCCCGAAGCTATTCAAGGAAGGTAGGTTCCAGAAGGGTGATAAACCAGAGGTAAACTTCAGCGGCGGGTTGAAAGCAAGGGGGCATCCAGTTGGAGCTACAGGAGTATACCAGGTTGTAGAGGCTACCATGCAGTTGAGAGGAGACTTCCCAGGCTTTAAAGCCACTGATCCCAGTATAGCTTTAACTCACAACATAGGGGGTATTAGCACTATAGCAGCTGTATCAGTACTCAGGAGGCTGAAGTAG
- a CDS encoding PqqD family protein — MSSENNSNEINATYNALKDSKPMRNGELIGEEDERFYVALGEEVYELSPLAYYVWAMCDGEHTVGELAESISVNVGVELKEVIAPLVATLSQLHDAGLINYN; from the coding sequence TTGAGCAGCGAGAATAATAGTAATGAAATTAATGCTACATATAATGCATTAAAGGACAGCAAGCCTATGAGAAACGGAGAACTCATTGGAGAGGAAGATGAGAGATTCTATGTAGCGTTAGGGGAGGAAGTATACGAGCTCTCGCCTCTAGCATACTACGTGTGGGCTATGTGTGATGGCGAGCATACAGTAGGCGAGCTAGCTGAGTCTATAAGTGTAAACGTTGGCGTGGAGCTTAAAGAAGTTATTGCTCCACTAGTTGCAACTCTAAGCCAGCTTCATGATGCAGGCCTCATCAACTACAACTAG
- a CDS encoding VWA domain-containing protein produces the protein MSVVSVKGLLKGVNYDDPVVKYRGEKVKRLAEKLAGGKLKLSSSLASDVFYMFYLPIPILREDNDGSSRDHLILKALSESPSFKAVRTKTVMDTLISSLAASIFLSQVKLLEEKTSRSREAVENNGDSSIKEIVEKALTQVGIDVENARRLKLIAEGLEPGSTSRLSFDEDLLEVIQLARDVDVRRILEILRGLKPWDIKAVRKKSRFKRGEILGYEYGRDFERMVPSNLALPDEIFYTRFAQKRLLLYEKAVEEALGPLYVLLDKSGSMDGTKITWAKAVAISLYLKAVKSNREFYLRFFDSQPYILVKAGRSVNPSEAIKLMSFVARVRGAGGTDISRAIITACTDIRSGKVNRRSDIVLITDGIDRVNENIIRYNLKKADSKLITVMIMGDNDSLRSLSYRYMRVEKLDREGVLRVVEFD, from the coding sequence ATGAGTGTAGTCAGCGTGAAGGGGCTCCTTAAAGGAGTAAACTACGATGACCCGGTTGTAAAGTATAGAGGCGAGAAGGTTAAGCGGCTAGCCGAAAAGCTTGCTGGAGGAAAACTCAAGCTATCTAGTAGTCTCGCATCAGATGTATTCTACATGTTTTATCTACCGATCCCTATTCTCAGAGAAGATAATGATGGATCAAGCCGGGACCACCTAATCCTTAAAGCTCTAAGTGAGTCTCCTAGCTTTAAAGCTGTGAGAACTAAAACTGTGATGGATACTCTTATAAGCAGTCTTGCAGCAAGCATATTCCTCTCGCAGGTTAAGCTACTCGAGGAAAAAACCTCAAGGAGTAGAGAGGCAGTGGAAAACAACGGGGATTCAAGCATTAAAGAGATAGTTGAGAAAGCCCTTACTCAGGTAGGAATTGATGTGGAGAACGCTAGAAGACTTAAATTAATAGCTGAAGGACTAGAGCCTGGTTCAACAAGCAGGCTGTCATTCGACGAAGATCTCCTCGAGGTGATCCAGCTAGCTAGAGATGTAGATGTAAGGAGAATCCTCGAGATATTGAGAGGCTTAAAGCCCTGGGATATTAAAGCAGTAAGGAAGAAGAGTAGATTCAAGCGTGGAGAGATACTCGGCTACGAGTACGGAAGGGATTTTGAGAGAATGGTACCATCAAACCTAGCACTTCCTGACGAGATCTTCTACACTCGATTCGCCCAAAAGAGATTGCTCCTCTACGAGAAGGCGGTTGAGGAAGCTCTCGGCCCTCTCTACGTCCTCCTCGATAAAAGCGGAAGCATGGATGGTACTAAGATAACGTGGGCTAAGGCTGTAGCGATCAGTTTATACCTCAAGGCAGTGAAATCCAACCGCGAGTTCTACTTGAGGTTCTTTGATAGTCAACCATATATTCTAGTTAAGGCTGGTAGATCTGTAAATCCTAGTGAAGCAATAAAGCTTATGAGTTTCGTGGCGAGGGTTAGAGGTGCTGGAGGTACAGATATCTCGCGGGCTATTATAACAGCATGCACGGATATCAGGTCAGGTAAAGTCAACAGGAGGTCAGATATAGTATTGATCACTGATGGAATAGATAGAGTGAATGAGAACATTATTAGATACAACTTGAAGAAGGCTGACTCAAAGCTGATTACTGTAATGATCATGGGAGATAATGATAGCTTAAGAAGCCTATCCTACAGGTATATGAGGGTAGAGAAACTTGATAGGGAAGGCGTGCTAAGAGTAGTAGAATTCGATTAA
- a CDS encoding OB-fold nucleic acid binding domain-containing protein, which yields MSSNQGKEETPPVNIIDLKPRMEKVTVKARVVKAESPKVIGTKKGPRTISNAVLGDGTGKVEATLWGEKAGTLHEGDAVEIQGAWTTEFKGRVQLNIGKSSEIAKVEDTAVPRAEEIPDQYPQAPPGSRGYGRPFRGEGRRSGRRYSRFEQRE from the coding sequence ATGAGCTCGAATCAAGGTAAGGAGGAAACCCCTCCTGTAAACATAATAGATCTTAAACCTAGAATGGAGAAAGTAACTGTGAAAGCCAGAGTAGTTAAAGCCGAATCACCTAAAGTCATAGGTACTAAGAAAGGCCCTAGAACAATAAGCAACGCTGTACTCGGCGATGGAACAGGAAAAGTAGAGGCAACTCTATGGGGAGAAAAAGCCGGCACGCTACATGAGGGCGATGCAGTTGAAATTCAAGGTGCTTGGACAACAGAGTTTAAGGGTAGAGTGCAGTTGAATATAGGTAAATCCAGTGAGATAGCGAAAGTTGAAGACACCGCTGTACCACGGGCTGAGGAAATACCGGATCAATATCCCCAGGCGCCTCCCGGCTCTCGTGGATATGGGAGGCCTTTCAGAGGGGAGGGTAGAAGAAGCGGCAGGAGGTACTCTAGGTTTGAGCAGCGAGAATAA
- a CDS encoding AAA family ATPase: protein MEDSSGINQLISRLNTLASELEKPFVGRSEEARLLVLSLLSGEHVIMIGEPGTAKSALARRLADLVEARFFKYMLTRFTEPDELFGPLDINALREGKYVRVTHGKLPEADIAFIDEIFNANSAVLNMLLTLMNERVVYDGYSELKIPLLTLISASNNIPDEPELQAIYDRFLLRHFVKPVSENLWRELLEASWLIEQGVHGEVKPVLSISEVKKASLLIFKVDVWSVREKLLRLYAILEDQGVHLTDRRKGKALKVIASNALLNGRLKATEEDLYILKYVAPRDHEEMEKVLAVLLDEVEAREKHLRELNEIEANIMEARDYILRSNELDPRLLDYLRGFETLKDKLERLARDSSDDTVRRRAIEVLGELNEAMDLIRRKLVI from the coding sequence ATGGAGGATTCAAGTGGAATAAACCAGCTTATAAGTAGACTCAACACGCTGGCCAGCGAGCTTGAAAAACCATTTGTTGGTAGAAGCGAGGAGGCCAGACTCCTAGTTCTCTCACTTCTCTCAGGCGAACACGTGATAATGATCGGCGAGCCGGGTACAGCTAAGTCAGCTCTCGCTCGAAGACTCGCTGATCTAGTGGAAGCTAGGTTCTTCAAGTACATGCTTACAAGGTTTACAGAGCCTGATGAGCTCTTCGGCCCCTTGGATATAAATGCCTTGAGAGAAGGTAAATACGTAAGGGTTACCCACGGGAAACTCCCTGAGGCTGACATAGCTTTCATAGATGAAATCTTCAATGCTAACTCAGCTGTCCTCAACATGCTTTTAACACTCATGAATGAGAGGGTTGTTTACGACGGATACTCGGAGCTGAAGATACCATTGCTAACACTTATATCAGCAAGCAACAATATACCAGATGAACCAGAGCTCCAAGCAATCTACGATCGATTCCTACTCCGCCACTTCGTGAAACCTGTAAGTGAAAACCTGTGGAGAGAGCTTTTAGAGGCTTCATGGCTTATTGAGCAGGGAGTTCACGGAGAGGTTAAACCCGTTTTAAGCATTAGTGAAGTTAAGAAGGCAAGTCTACTCATATTTAAAGTGGATGTATGGAGCGTGAGGGAGAAGCTGTTAAGACTCTACGCTATACTCGAGGATCAAGGAGTCCACTTAACTGATCGAAGAAAGGGGAAAGCGCTGAAGGTAATAGCTTCAAACGCTCTCCTCAACGGCAGGTTGAAGGCTACTGAAGAAGACTTATATATTTTAAAGTACGTTGCACCACGCGACCATGAGGAAATGGAGAAAGTGCTAGCAGTACTCCTCGATGAAGTAGAAGCTAGAGAGAAGCACTTACGCGAGCTGAATGAAATTGAAGCCAACATAATGGAAGCCCGAGACTACATTCTAAGAAGCAATGAACTCGACCCGAGGCTCCTCGACTACCTTAGAGGTTTTGAAACCCTAAAGGATAAACTAGAGAGGCTGGCTCGTGATTCAAGTGACGACACTGTTAGAAGACGTGCTATTGAAGTACTAGGCGAGCTTAATGAAGCAATGGATCTAATAAGGAGGAAGCTAGTAATATGA
- a CDS encoding THUMP domain-containing protein: MAFNLLITHEPGLENFRLILSKLRSAGLEHIMVDKGSSVILLRVKDPYEFVSEFRSIAGEIPVVYRVIPVDAVTDPYVEVVAEKSGELAESRIPSDKTFRVTLNGRLYWLETRLPAHTMDAVRVIAEKINRPVSLTSPDYLVYIRSVKLYHRRRYAAITVTTPDKILTLKSGRP, translated from the coding sequence ATGGCCTTTAACCTGCTAATCACGCATGAGCCAGGCCTGGAAAACTTTAGGCTTATACTCTCCAAGTTGAGGAGCGCTGGGCTCGAGCATATCATGGTTGATAAGGGCTCCTCAGTAATACTGCTTAGAGTTAAAGACCCATATGAATTCGTCTCGGAGTTCAGGAGTATTGCTGGCGAGATACCTGTGGTTTACAGGGTAATTCCAGTGGATGCCGTGACAGACCCTTATGTTGAAGTAGTAGCTGAGAAGTCAGGGGAGCTGGCTGAGAGTAGGATACCCTCTGATAAAACGTTTCGAGTCACGCTTAATGGGAGACTATACTGGCTTGAAACTAGACTCCCAGCACACACGATGGATGCAGTGAGAGTTATAGCTGAAAAGATAAATAGGCCGGTCTCCCTCACCAGCCCAGACTACCTCGTCTACATAAGAAGCGTGAAGCTCTACCACAGGAGGAGGTATGCTGCTATAACTGTTACGACACCCGATAAGATCCTCACGCTTAAATCCGGAAGGCCTTGA
- a CDS encoding acyl-CoA carboxylase subunit beta produces the protein MSHESLIKKVEEYRQKSIEGGGRDRIEQQRQKGKLWVRDRLERLLDPGSFTELQWMRLHRSTYFGMDKLKYYGDGVVTGFGTIDGRPVYVYAQDFTVLGGSIGEVHGDKIARLIEKAIETGAPVIGLYDSGGARIQEGVAALHSSGRIFYANVKASGVIPQIAVMMGPCAGAASYSPALMDFVIMVKSSYMFITGPEAVKAAIGADVTFEQLGGAEVHASKSGVAHFIVEDEDSALALTRRLLSYLPSNNMEEPPFVATEDPVDRRIDEVYEIVPTDPFKPFDVKKVISLVVDEGEFLEVHEHFGRSAVIGFGRIGGYTTCIIANQPAVNAGAIDIDASVKIARFVRFCNAFNIPIVTLVDTPGFMPGIDQEHMGIIRHGAKILYAYAEATVPKITLIMRKAYGGAYIAMGSLSLGSDINFAWPTAEIAVMGPDAAARILYRKEVATASNPEEVLSRKIAEYRETFANPFRAAELGYIDDIIDPALTRLKIYEALKFLRGKREEYLGPLPRKHGNIPL, from the coding sequence TTGAGCCATGAGAGCCTTATAAAGAAGGTTGAAGAGTACAGGCAGAAGTCTATTGAAGGCGGAGGCAGAGATAGAATAGAGCAGCAGAGGCAGAAAGGCAAGCTCTGGGTTCGAGATAGACTTGAAAGACTACTAGACCCAGGCTCTTTCACAGAGCTCCAATGGATGAGACTACATAGATCGACTTACTTCGGTATGGATAAGCTAAAGTACTATGGGGATGGAGTGGTAACAGGTTTTGGAACCATTGATGGAAGACCAGTCTACGTTTACGCCCAGGATTTCACAGTTCTCGGGGGAAGCATCGGCGAGGTGCACGGGGATAAAATAGCCAGGTTAATAGAGAAGGCTATTGAAACCGGGGCCCCCGTGATAGGCCTCTACGATTCAGGAGGGGCACGAATACAGGAGGGAGTTGCAGCTCTTCACAGCAGTGGCAGGATATTCTACGCTAATGTGAAAGCCAGCGGTGTCATACCTCAGATCGCCGTCATGATGGGGCCCTGTGCTGGTGCAGCCTCCTATAGTCCAGCCCTCATGGACTTCGTCATAATGGTTAAATCCTCCTACATGTTCATAACAGGGCCTGAAGCGGTTAAAGCAGCAATTGGTGCTGATGTAACCTTCGAGCAGCTCGGCGGAGCTGAGGTTCACGCATCGAAGAGCGGGGTAGCCCACTTTATTGTGGAAGATGAGGATTCAGCTCTAGCCTTGACTAGAAGACTTCTCTCATACCTACCTAGCAATAACATGGAGGAGCCGCCGTTTGTTGCTACCGAGGACCCTGTGGATAGGAGAATAGATGAAGTCTACGAGATAGTGCCGACAGACCCCTTCAAGCCCTTCGATGTTAAGAAAGTGATAAGCCTGGTGGTTGATGAAGGAGAATTCCTGGAGGTACACGAGCACTTCGGCAGATCAGCTGTAATAGGATTCGGGAGGATTGGAGGCTACACTACTTGTATTATTGCTAATCAGCCGGCTGTTAATGCTGGAGCCATAGATATAGATGCAAGTGTTAAGATAGCTAGATTTGTGAGATTCTGTAATGCATTCAATATACCTATTGTGACACTCGTGGATACACCAGGCTTCATGCCTGGAATCGACCAGGAGCATATGGGTATAATAAGACATGGAGCAAAAATCCTCTACGCTTACGCTGAGGCAACAGTACCCAAGATAACGCTGATAATGAGGAAGGCCTATGGTGGTGCATACATAGCGATGGGGAGTCTCTCACTGGGCAGTGATATTAATTTCGCGTGGCCTACAGCCGAAATAGCTGTGATGGGGCCTGATGCAGCCGCGAGAATACTCTACAGGAAGGAGGTTGCAACCGCCTCTAACCCTGAGGAAGTTCTCAGCAGGAAGATAGCTGAGTACAGAGAGACATTTGCAAATCCGTTCAGGGCAGCCGAGCTAGGATATATTGACGACATAATAGATCCAGCGTTAACAAGATTAAAGATCTACGAGGCATTAAAATTCCTGAGAGGAAAGCGCGAGGAGTACCTGGGGCCTCTTCCGAGAAAGCATGGTAATATCCCGCTCTAA
- a CDS encoding DUF47 family protein translates to MPINLTDILPDEVIEKLKEYMSLTSEIVAKFKEGVKLLNNYQLGDARRVFSELVKLDEKGEKLRSWLEYSISSLRLEASFASELLSFISSIDLIGDHMKDVAKEFRILPFLEIPGELRRGLLELSEVVAESVETYSDAFEAIVKGEYEKAFSLIEKVIQLEEKADDIEVRNRGLILEIGDKFKPLTMAILVHSLNKALEDTADLCATSANHLRILVMTRLSRS, encoded by the coding sequence TTGCCTATCAACTTAACGGATATACTTCCAGATGAAGTCATTGAAAAACTCAAAGAGTACATGTCGCTAACCTCAGAGATCGTGGCTAAATTCAAGGAGGGAGTAAAACTCCTCAATAACTACCAGTTAGGAGATGCAAGGCGCGTCTTCTCTGAGCTAGTAAAACTAGATGAGAAGGGAGAGAAACTTAGAAGCTGGCTTGAATACTCTATCTCATCCCTTAGACTTGAAGCCTCCTTTGCAAGCGAGCTTTTATCATTCATATCAAGTATTGACTTAATAGGCGACCACATGAAAGATGTAGCAAAAGAATTCCGAATACTTCCCTTCCTTGAGATACCAGGGGAGCTGAGAAGAGGTCTCCTGGAGTTAAGTGAGGTTGTCGCTGAATCCGTTGAAACCTATAGCGATGCCTTCGAAGCGATCGTTAAAGGCGAGTACGAGAAAGCTTTTAGCCTCATTGAAAAAGTCATACAACTAGAGGAGAAAGCAGATGACATTGAAGTAAGAAACCGCGGCTTAATACTTGAAATAGGCGATAAATTTAAGCCATTAACTATGGCTATACTGGTTCACAGCTTGAATAAAGCATTAGAGGATACAGCAGACCTCTGCGCTACAAGTGCTAACCACCTCAGGATACTCGTTATGACAAGGCTGTCTAGATCTTAA